A single Lactuca sativa cultivar Salinas chromosome 8, Lsat_Salinas_v11, whole genome shotgun sequence DNA region contains:
- the LOC111877420 gene encoding probable receptor-like protein kinase At5g59700, with translation MSLMEGVQHLRIPLEDIKLATNNFGDDNFIASGGFGKVYLGELILSGQPITVAVKRLDRTFGQGDREFFMEIQMLSCYKHKNLISLIGFCYEGAESILVYEHAKHGSLDKYLSDSNLSWTQRLQISLGAACGFNYLHNDVGQQHRVLHRDIKSSNILLNENWEAKISDFGLSKIGPSNVDLTFLVTNACGTVGYVDPEYVRSGILTKESDVYSFGVVLFEILCGRLALIKTYQDERRALSSLAKMYCEDNRLEEIIDPNLMNKVKVASLKQFSMVAYQCLRENRSERPTMGWIVQNLHKALELQDSSKGFIRVGTLGRRSEDPQNNWSFELEKGHNLVKITIDHGNGIFSLMFTSESKGVLHDSDKCGGLAGGETVSEVIFEGDENVIGINGTIGSRDGFTIISSLSFQTNKRTHGPFGRATESVFSIPWEKGSLVGFYGLASYCIDSIGIYVKPNEEIIRVGTWGKTHPGSPQNVWSFQLEKNQHLKKITIKHSDSIISLIFTTQYRSLTHTSERVGHDWIGYIPDSERTVSEVLFDWNEEINSINGTIDFSTGYCPGYRVITSISFVTNKKTHGPFGKKRGELFSVSFDSGSFAGFYGLAGAYIDSIGIYLRTL, from the exons atgtctCTCATGGAAGGAGTACAACACTTAAGAATTCCACTTGAAGACATAAAGTTGGCCACCAATAATTTTGGCGATGATAATTTCATTGCAAGTGGTGGATTTGGGAAAGTCTACTTAGGCGAACTCATCCTATCTGGACAGCCTATCACGGTTGCTGTAAAGAGATTGGATCGAACATTTGGACAAGGGGACCGAGAGTTCTTTATGGAAATTCAGATGCTTTCTTGCTATAAACACAAAAATCTCATATCTCTTATTGGGTTTTGTTACGAGGGTGCAGAAAGTATCCTCGTGTATGAGCATGCAAAACATGGAAGCCTTGACAAATATTTAAGTGACTCTAACCTATCTTGGACACAACGTCTCCAAATAAGCCTTGGTGCGGCATGTGGCTTTAATTACCTTCATAATGACGTGGGACAACAACACAGGGTCCTGCATCGGGACATAAAGAGTTCAAACATTCTCTTAAATGAGAATTGGGAAGCGAAAATCTCTGATTTTGGATTGTCAAAAATAGGCCCATCAAATGTTGACTTAACTTTTCTTGTCACTAATGCTTGTGGCACTGTCGGCTATGTTGATCCAGAATATGTAAGAAGCGGAATTCTAACAAAGGAGTCTGATGTGTATTCATTTGGCGTAGTGCTATTTGAAATCTTGTGTGGAAGGTTGGCACTTATTAAAACATATCAAGATGAACGTCGCGCTCTTTCTTCGTTGGCAAAAATGTATTGTGAAGACAACCGATTAGAAGAGATCATTGATCCCAATCTCATGAATAAAGTGAAGGTAGCTTCGTTAAAGCAGTTCTCAATGGTTGCATATCAATGCTTGAGGGAAAATCGAAGTGAACGCCCAACGATGGGCTGGATTGTTCAAAACCTTCATAAGGCATTGGAGCTTCAA GATTCTAGCAAAGGATTTATTCGGGTAGGAACTTTGGGAAGAAGAAGTGAAGATCCTCAAAATAACTGGTCATTTGAACTTGAGAAAGGCCATAACCTTGTGAAGATAACTATTGACCATGGTAATGGAATATTCTCTCTTATGTTCACTAGCGAATCTAAAGGTGTTTTGCACGATTCCGACAAGTGTGGTGGTTTGGCTGGTGGAGAAACAGTTTCCGAG GTAATATTTGAAGGTGATGAGAATGTAATTGGCATTAATGGAACCATTGGTTCTCGAGATGGTTTTACAATAATTTCGTCATTATCCTTTCAGACAAACAAAAGGACCCATGGACCTTTTGGTCGAGCAACAGAAAGCGTTTTCTCTATACCATGGGAAAAAGGGTCGTTAGTTGGGTTTTATGGGCTTGCTAGTTATTGCATTGATAGCATTGGTATATATGTTAAACCTAATGAGGAAATCATAAGGGTTGGAACATGGGGAAAAACTCACCCTGGAAGTCCACAAAATGTTTGGTCGTTCCAACTTGAGAAAAATCAACATTTGAAGAAGATAACCATTAAGCACAGCGATAGCATAATCTCTCTCATCTTCACCACACAATATAGAAGCTTAACACACACCTCTGAAAGGGTTGGTCATGATTGGATTGGTTATATTCCGGATAGCGAACGAACCGTTTCTGAG GTATTATTTGATTGGAACGAGGAAATAAATTCCATCAATGGAACAATTGATTTCTCAACGGGATATTGTCCTGGCTACAGAGTAATAACGTCAATATCATTTGTGACAAACAAAAAAACTCATGGACCATTTGGTAAAAAAAGAGGCGAGCTTTTCTCGGTATCATTTGATAGTGGTTCTTTTGCTGGATTTTACGGCCTTGCTGGCGCTTATATTGATAGTATTGGTATCTATTTAAGGACTCTCTAG